From a single Lolium rigidum isolate FL_2022 chromosome 7, APGP_CSIRO_Lrig_0.1, whole genome shotgun sequence genomic region:
- the LOC124679034 gene encoding kinesin-like protein KIN-1, whose amino-acid sequence MSNSNVTVCVRFRPLGHKERKGNDDKVCFKKLDSESFVFKDERDEDVIFSFDKVFYDDSEQSDVYNFLAMPIVTDAVNGINGTIITYGQTGAGKTYSMEGPSILHCNELKTGLVQRVVNGLFDCLRTSENITTWTVKLSMVEIYLEKVRDLLDLSKDNLQIKESKSQGIFISGATEISIMNGSDALERLSHGSTTDERVRTGKIILVDLAGSEKVEKTGAEGRVLDEAKMINKSLSALGNVINALTTAKPNHVPYRDSKLTRILQDSLFIMSLWQYPSRTKLIKTLHKLIPTELDSTMKHTPYSRDQDDLRDGTLSKAGSSQSEASYPSLDSGDHDGLRERLLSKLRLSLKEGDVDLLEELFVLEGIIFDPDSVVLNIDSACHDDAGRQVASLVQAVEELTETVQELTDENETLRHQLEVAQEIAARVQCAATDRSGGLLFGFVPAAVLRLVGFMPD is encoded by the exons ATGTCCAACTCCAACGTCACGGTGTGTGTGCGATTCAGGCCGCTCGGCCACAAGGAGAGGAAGGGGAACGATGACAAGGTCTGCTTCAAGAAACTGGACTCGGAGTCTTTTGTTTTCAAG GATGAGCGGGACGAAGATGTCATATTCAGCTTTGACAAGGTGTTCTATGACGACTCGGAACAGTCTGATGTCTATAATTTCCTGGCAATGCCCATTGTTACAG ATGCTGTCAACGGAATAAATGGCACCATAATTACTTATGGACAG ACTGGAGCTGGAAAAACTTATAGCATGGAG GGGCCAAGCATCTTGCACTGCAATGAGCTGAAAACTGGACTGGTTCAGCGAGTTGTAAATGGTCTTTTTGATTGTTTAAGAACATCAGAAAACATTACTACTTGGACTGTGAAGTTGTCAATG GTGGAGATATATTTGGAAAAAGTAAG GGACCTTCTTGACTTGTCCAAGGACAATCTACAAATCAAGGAGAGTAAAAGCCAAGGGATTTTCATTTCTGGGGCAACAGAG ATATCTATTATGAATGGTTCAGATGCCTTGGAACGCCTTTCT CATGGGTCCACTACAGATGAGAG GGTAAGGACTGGGAAGATTATTCTAGTGGACTTAGCTGGTTCAGAGAAAGTTGAGAAAACTGGTGCTGAAGGGCGTGTTCTTGATGAGGCTAAAATGATCAACAAATCTCTTTCAGCTCTTGGGAATGTTATCAATGCCCTAACTACGG CTAAACCAAATCATGTGCCTTACCGTGACTCGAAGCTTACACGCATACTTCAAGATTCACTG TTTATCATGAGTTTATGGCAATATCCATCCAGGACGAAGCTCATAAAAACTCTACACAAACTGATTCCTACCGAATTGGATAGCACTATGAAGCACACCCCATATTCTCGTGATCAAGATGATCTGCGTGACGGAACCCTGAGCAAGGCTGGTAGCAGCCAATCTGAGGCGTCCTATCCCAGCCTTGATTCTGGCGATCATGATGGTCTGCGTGAAAGGCTACTGAGCAAG CTAAGGTTGAGCCTGAAGGAGGGAGACGTTGACCTGCTGGAGGAGCTGTTTGTGCTGGAAGGGATCATCTTCGATCCCGACTCGGTGGTGCTGAACATCGACTCAGCGTGCCACGACGATGCGGGCCGGCAGGTCGCGTCGCTAGTGCAAGCAGTGGAGGAACTCACAGAAACTGTGCAAGAG CTCACTGACGAGAACGAGACGCTGAGGCATCAGCTCGAGGTCGCACAGGAGATCGCAGCCCGGGTTCAGTGCGCCGCCACAGACCGGAGCGGTGGTTTGCTGTTCGGTTTTGTGCCGGCAGCGGTCCTCCGTCTCGTCGGGTTCATGCCAGACTGA